A single genomic interval of Streptomyces showdoensis harbors:
- a CDS encoding TetR/AcrR family transcriptional regulator — translation MSAEDTRERLLDGALRTLVEQGITKTSARSVAATAGVNQALIFYHFGSVDELLSAACRRGAEQRVARHRERLRAVRSLSELLAFGREMHAEERAAGHVAVLGQLLAGAQTHPRLAPATAAGLDLWIEEIEGVLRRVLAGGPVEGLVDPAGLARAVAASFVGMELYEGVDPDGAAAALDALEQLGGLMAALDELGPVAQKAVRYALRRRSDIP, via the coding sequence ATGAGCGCCGAGGACACCCGGGAGCGACTGCTCGACGGGGCGCTGCGCACGCTCGTCGAGCAGGGGATCACCAAGACCTCGGCGCGCTCGGTCGCGGCCACCGCGGGCGTCAACCAGGCGCTGATCTTCTACCACTTCGGCTCGGTCGACGAGCTGCTCTCCGCGGCCTGCCGCCGGGGTGCCGAGCAGCGGGTCGCCCGCCATCGCGAGCGGTTGCGCGCGGTGCGCAGCCTGTCCGAACTCCTCGCGTTCGGGAGGGAGATGCACGCCGAGGAGCGGGCGGCCGGGCATGTCGCCGTGCTCGGGCAGCTGCTCGCCGGGGCGCAGACCCACCCCCGGCTGGCGCCCGCGACGGCCGCCGGGCTGGATCTGTGGATCGAGGAGATCGAGGGGGTGCTGCGGCGGGTGCTCGCCGGCGGCCCGGTCGAGGGCCTGGTCGATCCGGCCGGGCTCGCCCGGGCGGTGGCCGCCTCCTTCGTGGGGATGGAGCTGTACGAGGGGGTCGACCCGGACGGGGCCGCCGCCGCCCTCGACGCGCTCGAACAGCTGGGCGGGCTGATGGCCGCGCTCGACGAGCTGGGACCCGTCGCGCAGAAGGCGGTCCGCTACGCGTTGCGCCGTCGGAGTGACATTCCGTAA
- a CDS encoding DUF4166 domain-containing protein, whose translation MSSIFRTAMGKAAFGRLHPELRRRFSVGLASGELCVGRGVMERIWHGRGPVRPLIRPFLALGGTRNILLPRTGRDVPFTIENVPYLDSYGRETVTFVRTFALPGGPRRFDATMVHSPERGCVLDYLGTHQHLASELRMSAEPDGSLLIRSGEHRFREGPVDLRVPGLVGADAEVRESFDEDTGRFRIRVRVVNRFVGPLFGYEGSFAAEYAPVREHGVRAGLRPVREEVRA comes from the coding sequence GTGAGCTCGATCTTCCGCACCGCCATGGGGAAGGCGGCCTTCGGGCGGCTGCACCCGGAGCTGCGGCGGCGCTTCTCCGTCGGGCTCGCGAGCGGCGAACTGTGCGTCGGGCGGGGCGTCATGGAGCGGATCTGGCACGGGCGGGGGCCCGTGCGGCCGCTGATCCGGCCCTTCCTCGCACTCGGCGGCACCCGCAACATCCTGCTCCCGCGCACCGGGCGCGACGTCCCCTTCACCATCGAGAACGTGCCGTACCTCGACTCGTACGGGCGGGAGACCGTCACCTTCGTGCGGACCTTCGCGCTGCCCGGCGGGCCGCGCCGGTTCGACGCGACGATGGTGCACAGCCCCGAGCGCGGCTGCGTGCTCGACTACCTCGGCACCCACCAGCACCTCGCCAGCGAGCTGCGGATGTCCGCCGAGCCCGACGGCTCGCTGCTCATCCGCTCCGGCGAACACCGCTTCCGCGAGGGCCCGGTGGACCTGCGGGTGCCCGGACTCGTCGGCGCGGACGCCGAGGTGCGGGAGTCCTTCGACGAGGACACCGGCCGCTTCCGGATCCGGGTGCGGGTCGTCAACCGGTTCGTGGGTCCGCTGTTCGGCTACGAGGGGTCGTTCGCGGCCGAGTACGCCCCGGTGCGGGAGCACGGGGTGCGGGCGGGGCTGCGTCCGGTGCGCGAGGAGGTGCGGGCATGA
- a CDS encoding MTH1187 family thiamine-binding protein, with product MIVAFSVTPLGVGEEVGAYVADAVRVVRESGLPNRTDAMFTSIEGEWDEVMDVVKRAVAAVEARAPRVSVVLKADIRPGVTDGLTSKVETVERHLGA from the coding sequence ATGATCGTCGCGTTCTCGGTGACCCCGCTGGGCGTGGGGGAGGAGGTCGGCGCGTACGTCGCCGACGCGGTCCGGGTCGTACGGGAGTCGGGGCTGCCGAACCGTACCGACGCGATGTTCACCTCGATCGAGGGCGAGTGGGACGAGGTCATGGACGTCGTCAAGCGCGCCGTCGCCGCCGTGGAGGCGCGGGCGCCCCGGGTCTCGGTCGTGCTGAAGGCGGACATCCGGCCCGGTGTCACGGACGGTCTGACCTCGAAGGTCGAGACGGTCGAGCGGCACCTCGGGGCCTGA
- a CDS encoding DUF3817 domain-containing protein has protein sequence MDIKTASSLHRLRLVSAPEAVSFLLLLVCSVLKRTTDFNAVPVMGAIHGILFVLYVLFWLDAWNRTKWSFGTAALYFVLSVLPLGGFFAERRLKREAEAAVTASRARREAAVKA, from the coding sequence GTGGACATCAAGACCGCCTCCTCCCTGCACCGGCTCCGCCTCGTCTCGGCGCCGGAGGCCGTGTCCTTCCTGCTGCTGCTCGTCTGCTCGGTCCTCAAGCGGACGACGGACTTCAACGCGGTGCCGGTCATGGGCGCGATCCACGGCATCCTGTTCGTCCTGTACGTGCTGTTCTGGCTGGACGCCTGGAACCGCACCAAGTGGAGCTTCGGCACGGCCGCGCTCTACTTCGTGCTCTCCGTCCTCCCGCTCGGCGGCTTCTTCGCCGAGCGCCGGCTCAAGCGCGAGGCCGAGGCCGCCGTCACGGCCTCTCGCGCCCGTCGTGAGGCCGCGGTGAAGGCATGA
- a CDS encoding AIM24 family protein: protein MFRLQGSKVLAVSMTGDAVKAKNGSMVAYDGQMAFKKMSGGGEGLRGMVTRRLTGEQMEVMEVRGQGTCWFADRASEINLVQLHGDKLYVESSNLLCTDAGLRTGTTFTGLRGGATGNGLFTTTVEGTGQAAIMSDGPAVVLRVTPQYPLNVDPGAYIAHQGNLQQHFQSGVTFRTLMGEGGGEAFQIRFEGDGLVYVQPSERNTIGGDV, encoded by the coding sequence ATGTTCCGACTCCAAGGCAGCAAAGTGCTCGCCGTGTCCATGACCGGCGACGCCGTGAAGGCGAAGAACGGCTCGATGGTCGCCTACGACGGCCAGATGGCGTTCAAGAAGATGTCCGGCGGCGGCGAGGGCCTGCGCGGCATGGTGACCCGCCGGCTCACCGGCGAGCAGATGGAGGTGATGGAGGTCCGCGGGCAGGGCACCTGCTGGTTCGCCGACCGCGCCTCCGAGATCAACCTCGTCCAGCTGCACGGCGACAAGCTGTACGTCGAGTCCAGCAACCTCCTGTGCACCGACGCCGGCCTGCGCACCGGCACGACCTTCACGGGTCTGCGCGGCGGAGCGACCGGCAACGGCCTGTTCACGACGACCGTCGAGGGCACCGGGCAGGCCGCGATCATGTCCGACGGCCCCGCGGTCGTGCTCCGCGTCACCCCGCAGTACCCGCTCAACGTCGACCCCGGCGCGTACATCGCCCACCAGGGCAACCTCCAGCAGCACTTCCAGTCGGGTGTGACCTTCCGCACCCTCATGGGCGAGGGCGGCGGCGAGGCCTTCCAGATCCGCTTCGAGGGCGACGGGCTCGTCTACGTGCAGCCCAGCGAGCGGAACACGATCGGGGGCGACGTCTGA
- a CDS encoding AIM24 family protein, producing the protein MPFREINSKMVEATVIPGQRLFSQRGAMLAYRGDVTFTPNISGGQGGLMSMIGRRVAGEATPLMTVEGSGTVMFGHGGHHIQVIGLTGDTLYVEADRLLAFDGTLEQGTMFLGSQGGVMGMVRGQVTGQGLFTTTLRGHGSVAVMAHGGVVELPIAPGRPVHVDPQAYVAHHGDVRNKLSTALGWRDMVGRGSGEAFQLELSGSGAVYVQASEEKL; encoded by the coding sequence ATGCCCTTCCGCGAGATCAACTCCAAGATGGTCGAGGCCACGGTGATCCCGGGCCAGCGGCTCTTCAGCCAGCGCGGCGCGATGCTCGCCTATCGCGGCGACGTCACGTTCACGCCGAACATCTCCGGCGGCCAGGGCGGCCTGATGTCGATGATCGGCCGCCGGGTGGCCGGCGAGGCGACCCCGCTGATGACCGTCGAGGGCAGCGGCACCGTGATGTTCGGCCACGGCGGCCACCACATCCAGGTCATCGGCCTGACCGGCGACACCCTGTACGTCGAGGCCGACCGGCTCCTCGCCTTCGACGGCACGCTGGAGCAGGGCACCATGTTCCTCGGCTCCCAGGGCGGCGTCATGGGCATGGTCCGCGGCCAGGTCACCGGCCAGGGCCTGTTCACCACCACCCTGCGCGGCCACGGTTCGGTCGCGGTCATGGCCCACGGCGGAGTCGTCGAACTCCCCATCGCCCCCGGTCGCCCGGTCCACGTGGACCCGCAGGCCTACGTCGCCCACCACGGCGACGTCCGCAACAAGCTCTCCACCGCGCTGGGCTGGCGCGACATGGTGGGCCGCGGCTCGGGCGAGGCGTTCCAGCTGGAGCTGAGCGGGAGCGGCGCGGTGTACGTCCAGGCCTCGGAGGAGAAGCTGTGA
- a CDS encoding AIM24 family protein, producing the protein MSTLSSGGPVVLDPHSLPSDDNVNPYTFCVELKGSQWFLQKGKMIAYYGRIEFNGIGHGRLDRLVRTSFHSPLHASDWVVAEGSGKMLLADRAFDVNSYDLDEGNLTIRSGNLLAYQPTLALKQSIVPGFVTLIGTGKFVAASNGPVVFMEPPLRVDPQALVGWADCPSPCHHYDHGYMTGVMGGVRALTGLGGTSGEEHQFEFVGAGTVLLQSTELLMPERAIGEPGAQPGVPGGHGAPGSGQGPLGQVPRLPGQLGDLQRRFGL; encoded by the coding sequence GTGAGCACCCTGTCATCCGGCGGCCCGGTCGTCCTCGACCCCCACTCCCTCCCGTCCGACGACAACGTCAACCCGTACACCTTCTGCGTGGAGCTCAAGGGCTCCCAGTGGTTCCTGCAGAAGGGCAAGATGATCGCCTACTACGGGCGCATCGAGTTCAACGGCATCGGCCACGGCCGGCTCGACCGGCTGGTCCGCACCTCCTTCCACTCGCCGCTGCACGCGAGCGACTGGGTGGTGGCCGAGGGCAGCGGCAAGATGCTCCTGGCCGACCGGGCCTTCGACGTGAACTCGTACGACCTCGACGAGGGCAACCTGACGATCCGTTCGGGCAACCTGCTGGCCTACCAGCCGACGCTGGCCCTGAAGCAGTCGATCGTGCCGGGCTTCGTCACGCTCATCGGCACGGGCAAGTTCGTCGCCGCCTCCAACGGCCCGGTGGTCTTCATGGAACCCCCGCTCCGCGTCGACCCGCAGGCCCTGGTCGGCTGGGCCGACTGCCCCTCGCCCTGCCACCACTACGACCACGGCTACATGACCGGCGTCATGGGCGGCGTCCGGGCCCTGACGGGCCTCGGCGGCACCTCGGGCGAGGAGCACCAGTTCGAGTTCGTCGGCGCGGGCACGGTCCTCCTCCAGTCCACGGAGCTCCTCATGCCGGAACGCGCCATCGGCGAGCCGGGCGCCCAGCCGGGCGTTCCGGGCGGCCACGGGGCACCCGGCTCCGGCCAGGGCCCCCTCGGCCAGGTGCCGCGCCTTCCCGGACAGCTCGGGGACCTCCAGCGTCGCTTCGGCCTGTGA